Proteins encoded together in one Anaerococcus murdochii window:
- the ald gene encoding alanine dehydrogenase: protein MIIGIPKELKDQESRVAAVPGAVADLVKNGIEVLVESGAGLGSGITDADYAEAGAKVLDSAAEVWEKSDIIYKVKEPLKEEYQYLREGLIVYCYLHLAGNEELLDQLLEKKVTAIGFETVVKDGKLPLLRPMSEIAGRMAVQEGARYLTIPEGGKGILLQGVPGVRPANVVIVGAGTVGTAATRIAVGMGARVTVLDVNIDSLTRLHNIFPDKIETLYSNPLNIDEAVSGADLVISTVLIPGRRAPQLIKVDTVKKMSEGSVVVDVAIDQGGSTDITKDHATSHSHPIFKEYGVTFYAVGNIPGAVAKTSTYALSNATTIYAKALGKGGLKDAIEKFPEIGTGVNTHNGQVTIESVAQDTGHECKKLEI from the coding sequence ATGATTATAGGAATACCAAAAGAATTAAAAGACCAAGAATCAAGAGTTGCTGCAGTACCTGGTGCTGTGGCTGATCTTGTTAAAAATGGAATAGAAGTCCTTGTTGAATCTGGTGCTGGCCTTGGCTCTGGCATAACAGACGCAGACTACGCCGAAGCAGGTGCCAAAGTCCTTGACTCTGCTGCTGAGGTTTGGGAAAAATCAGACATCATCTACAAGGTCAAAGAGCCTCTCAAGGAAGAATACCAATACCTAAGAGAAGGCCTCATCGTCTATTGCTACCTTCACCTAGCTGGCAACGAGGAGTTATTAGACCAATTATTAGAGAAAAAAGTTACTGCCATTGGTTTTGAGACAGTTGTCAAAGACGGCAAACTCCCACTTCTTCGCCCAATGTCTGAAATTGCAGGCAGGATGGCAGTCCAAGAAGGGGCAAGATATTTAACTATCCCAGAAGGCGGTAAGGGAATCCTCCTCCAAGGCGTGCCAGGAGTAAGACCAGCCAACGTAGTTATTGTCGGTGCTGGTACAGTAGGCACAGCTGCTACACGTATAGCAGTGGGCATGGGAGCTAGGGTTACAGTCCTAGACGTCAACATAGACTCACTCACAAGACTCCACAACATCTTCCCAGACAAAATCGAAACCCTCTACTCAAACCCATTAAACATTGACGAAGCAGTTAGCGGTGCAGACCTAGTTATATCAACAGTATTAATCCCAGGTAGACGTGCCCCACAACTAATTAAAGTAGACACAGTAAAGAAAATGTCTGAAGGCTCAGTCGTAGTCGACGTCGCAATAGACCAAGGTGGATCAACCGACATCACCAAAGACCACGCCACAAGCCACTCACACCCAATCTTCAAAGAATACGGGGTAACCTTCTACGCAGTAGGCAACATCCCAGGCGCTGTCGCCAAGACATCAACCTACGCCCTATCAAACGCCACAACAATCTATGCCAAAGCCCTAGGCAAAGGCGGTCTAAAAGATGCCATAGAAAAATTCCCAGAAATAGGAACAGGCGTCAACACCCACAATGGCCAAGTCACAATAGAATCCGTAGCCCAAGACACCGGCCACGAATGCAAAAAATTAGAAATCTAA